In Amycolatopsis sp. EV170708-02-1, the following are encoded in one genomic region:
- a CDS encoding helix-turn-helix domain-containing protein, whose translation MAPRSVAARVLSVLDAVERASGPLQITQIAERTGLPVATAWRMVRELTEWGGLEQQADGRYRLATRVWAIGSSAPCVRRIQRYTSRHIRELAALTGRTAYLSVFDQDEALVVSLAQAGGGQSDVHEGSRLRAGASSATLLYRAFDGPGTDPDPVRSTRISVHQEITGRSSMSAAITNQAGAVVAALTLAGNRGEAWHQLRPTLADAAQAVRHSIYRDELFV comes from the coding sequence ATGGCTCCTCGAAGTGTCGCGGCGCGCGTGTTGTCGGTACTGGACGCCGTGGAGCGGGCATCCGGGCCGCTGCAGATCACGCAGATCGCCGAACGTACCGGGCTGCCGGTCGCCACGGCGTGGCGCATGGTCCGTGAACTCACCGAATGGGGTGGCCTCGAACAGCAGGCCGACGGCCGCTACCGGCTCGCCACCCGGGTCTGGGCGATCGGCAGTTCCGCCCCGTGCGTGCGCCGGATCCAGCGTTACACCTCACGGCACATCAGAGAGCTGGCGGCGCTGACCGGGCGGACGGCCTACCTGAGCGTGTTCGATCAGGACGAAGCGCTGGTCGTCAGTCTCGCGCAGGCCGGCGGTGGCCAGTCCGATGTGCACGAAGGAAGCAGGCTCCGCGCCGGTGCCTCCTCGGCGACCCTCCTCTACCGCGCGTTCGACGGCCCAGGCACCGACCCTGATCCCGTGCGGAGCACACGGATCTCGGTACATCAGGAGATCACAGGCCGTTCATCGATGTCCGCCGCGATCACCAACCAGGCGGGGGCGGTGGTCGCCGCACTCACGCTCGCCGGGAACCGGGGCGAGGCGTGGCATCAACTGCGCCCCACTCTCGCCGACGCGGCCCAGGCCGTACGGCACAGCATCTACCGCGACGAGTTGTTCGTTTAG
- a CDS encoding ABC transporter permease, with product MTGRRGPRIASVLTGFVLTALYAPIALVVVNSFNADERLASWGGVTFRWWVEAMNDTRILEDLWLSLIVASATTILSVSLALADALWWRRASSRARRLLDGVVFARIVLPEVVLALGLFLGAEQFGVPLGIAAIVIGQAVFCSAYATVLIQARLSTMGTELEDAAADLGAPPGRILRGVTLPVLAPSVLAAGLMVLTFSLDDVVVAQFLGGTEAETLPVLLLGKIRLTVSPEINAIGTALMLVTALPVIFLLSKGRLTVPGRRGRPPEGPADAS from the coding sequence ATGACAGGACGCCGTGGCCCGAGGATCGCGTCGGTACTGACCGGCTTCGTTCTCACCGCCCTCTACGCTCCGATCGCACTCGTCGTGGTGAATTCGTTCAACGCGGACGAGCGGCTCGCTTCCTGGGGTGGAGTGACGTTTCGGTGGTGGGTCGAGGCCATGAACGACACCAGAATACTCGAGGATCTCTGGCTGAGTCTCATCGTGGCGTCAGCGACGACGATTCTTTCGGTCTCGCTGGCGTTGGCGGACGCGCTGTGGTGGCGGCGAGCGTCCTCGCGGGCACGACGCCTTTTGGACGGCGTCGTCTTCGCCCGTATCGTGCTTCCGGAAGTGGTTCTCGCATTGGGTCTCTTCCTTGGCGCGGAGCAATTCGGCGTACCGCTGGGCATCGCCGCGATCGTGATCGGGCAAGCCGTGTTCTGCTCGGCGTACGCCACCGTCCTGATCCAAGCGCGACTGTCCACAATGGGCACCGAGCTGGAGGACGCCGCAGCCGATCTCGGCGCCCCGCCTGGAAGGATTCTGCGCGGGGTAACCCTGCCGGTGCTGGCACCCAGTGTCCTGGCCGCGGGGCTGATGGTACTGACGTTCTCCTTGGACGACGTCGTCGTCGCGCAATTCCTCGGGGGCACCGAAGCCGAAACCCTCCCGGTGCTACTGCTGGGCAAGATCAGGCTCACCGTTTCACCTGAGATCAATGCGATCGGCACGGCTCTGATGCTGGTGACCGCTCTTCCGGTCATCTTCTTGCTGAGCAAAGGCCGGTTGACCGTGCCAGGACGTCGTGGCCGGCCACCGGAAGGCCCGGCCGATGCCTCCTGA
- a CDS encoding ABC transporter ATP-binding protein — MPPDPPISSAVGIRGLTRRFGPVTAVDDVDLDVSRGEYFSLLGPSGCGKTSILRMIAGLLTETSGTVWLGGTDMTGLPAHRRPVTTVFQDYALFPHLDVAGNVAFGLRQRGIRGRPARAQVDAMLEQVGLSGRAGARPQELSGGQRQRVALARSLVLRPEVLLLDEPLGALDLSLRKQMQVLLRRLQRETATTFVQVTHDQAEAFMLSDRVAILSEGRLQQVATPSEVYRRPANGFVASFVGEVNRFAGTVCGVRDGGRCYDVLLPTGRMVMVPGAPGLLRGSPVAILVRPEDLTLDQPRTDSVTMDATVTDLVFQGPVTEICARLGEGSEFTVSIAARAADDLAIGSITPVTWRPAESWLLPAQTA; from the coding sequence ATGCCTCCTGATCCGCCGATCTCGTCCGCGGTCGGTATCCGTGGCCTCACCCGCCGGTTCGGGCCGGTGACCGCGGTCGACGATGTCGATCTCGACGTGTCCCGTGGCGAGTATTTCTCCTTGCTGGGCCCTAGTGGATGCGGGAAGACGAGCATCCTCCGGATGATCGCCGGGCTGCTGACGGAAACAAGCGGTACGGTGTGGCTGGGCGGAACCGATATGACCGGTCTTCCTGCGCACCGGCGCCCGGTCACCACCGTCTTCCAGGACTACGCTCTCTTTCCGCATCTGGACGTCGCCGGGAACGTCGCGTTCGGCCTACGACAGCGGGGAATCCGGGGCCGGCCGGCTCGGGCCCAGGTAGACGCCATGCTCGAACAAGTAGGACTTTCGGGGCGCGCCGGCGCGCGTCCACAGGAACTCAGCGGCGGTCAGCGCCAGCGAGTCGCTCTCGCTCGTTCCCTGGTCCTGCGCCCCGAAGTGCTGCTGCTGGACGAACCGCTTGGTGCTCTCGACCTGTCCCTTCGCAAGCAGATGCAGGTTCTGCTGCGAAGGCTGCAGCGCGAGACGGCGACGACGTTCGTCCAGGTGACACACGACCAGGCGGAAGCCTTCATGCTGTCCGATCGCGTGGCGATCCTGTCCGAGGGCCGGCTCCAGCAGGTGGCGACGCCCAGCGAAGTCTATCGGCGCCCGGCCAACGGATTCGTGGCTTCGTTCGTCGGCGAGGTCAACCGGTTCGCCGGCACGGTGTGCGGGGTACGCGACGGCGGGCGATGTTACGACGTGCTATTGCCCACCGGGCGGATGGTGATGGTGCCCGGAGCGCCAGGCCTCCTGCGTGGTAGTCCGGTCGCGATCCTGGTGCGTCCGGAAGACTTGACGCTGGACCAGCCCAGGACGGACTCCGTGACCATGGACGCGACCGTGACCGATCTGGTTTTTCAAGGCCCCGTCACGGAAATCTGCGCCCGGCTGGGGGAAGGTTCCGAGTTCACGGTGTCCATCGCGGCGCGAGCCGCGGACGACCTCGCCATCGGCTCCATCACGCCGGTGACGTGGCGCCCCGCGGAGAGCTGGCTGTTGCCCGCACAGACCGCGTGA
- a CDS encoding DMT family transporter: MSTRTDVKLDVKTVAAIAVTMLLWASAFVAIRFAGTHYEPGALALGRLVVGALALGTIATCKGVKLPSRRAWPGIAGAGVFWFGLYMVALNWGERHTDAGTASLVVGIGPVLAAILAGVVLKERLPGRLVTGLVVAFIGAAIVGLASQHGTSTAGGVALCLLAAGGYAVGVVSQKPALNHATALQATTFGCAVGAVACLPFTGQLLHDIASAPASATWSVVYLGLLPTALAFYTWAYALSRTPAGKLGVTTYAVPAIVIVLSWLVLDEVPVAFAVLGGVLCLAGVGISRSKSRRKSK, from the coding sequence ATGAGCACTAGGACCGACGTCAAACTCGACGTCAAGACCGTCGCGGCGATCGCAGTGACGATGCTCCTCTGGGCATCGGCCTTCGTCGCCATCCGCTTCGCCGGCACCCACTACGAGCCTGGAGCACTCGCCCTCGGGAGACTGGTCGTGGGCGCTCTCGCTCTGGGGACGATAGCGACCTGCAAAGGTGTGAAACTCCCGTCACGAAGGGCCTGGCCCGGGATTGCCGGTGCCGGAGTCTTCTGGTTCGGCCTGTACATGGTCGCCTTGAATTGGGGCGAACGTCACACTGACGCTGGAACGGCGTCACTCGTGGTGGGGATCGGCCCCGTCCTCGCCGCGATCCTGGCCGGCGTCGTGTTGAAGGAAAGATTGCCCGGCCGTCTCGTGACCGGTCTCGTCGTGGCATTCATCGGCGCGGCGATCGTCGGGCTCGCCTCACAGCACGGAACGTCCACAGCAGGCGGCGTCGCGCTCTGTTTGCTCGCTGCTGGTGGATACGCCGTGGGTGTCGTGTCTCAGAAACCGGCACTGAACCACGCCACCGCACTACAAGCCACAACTTTCGGTTGCGCGGTGGGTGCGGTCGCATGCCTGCCGTTCACCGGGCAACTCCTCCACGACATAGCGAGCGCACCGGCGTCGGCCACGTGGTCGGTTGTCTACCTGGGGCTGCTGCCCACAGCGCTGGCCTTCTATACCTGGGCTTACGCCCTGTCTCGGACACCGGCAGGAAAGCTCGGTGTTACCACCTACGCGGTTCCGGCGATCGTGATCGTGCTGTCGTGGCTGGTTCTTGACGAGGTCCCCGTGGCATTCGCCGTGCTCGGCGGTGTGCTTTGCCTCGCCGGGGTCGGGATTTCCCGAAGCAAATCCCGGAGGAAAAGTAAATGA
- a CDS encoding 3-deoxy-7-phosphoheptulonate synthase, translated as MSTVPPDELLPSPAELSGELTISALVAEEIRRHRSAIADVLAGRDGRALVVVGPCSIHDPAAALDYACRLAEAARSMSDQLLIVLRAYLEKPRTAVGWKGLLHDPGLDGSEDIAGGLRTGREFLIAAAASGLPLAGEFVEPMLAPYVSDVLSYGAIGARTVAGQSHRELGSSASMPIGFKNGLDGDLSMATAAVLCASRPQRHPAVGDHGAVVVRNAPGNASAHLVLRGARGGPNYDTASVGEAVRQLRAVGCVERVLIDASHGNSGKDHRRQPGVVVDVAGRIARGERAIAGIMLESFLVEGRHDHPAPYGVSVTDACLDLTDTIAVLESLADAVRMSRPVLHW; from the coding sequence ATGAGCACCGTTCCACCCGACGAACTGCTGCCCAGCCCGGCGGAATTGTCCGGCGAGTTGACGATATCCGCCCTTGTCGCCGAAGAGATCCGTCGGCATCGTTCGGCGATCGCAGACGTGCTCGCGGGACGAGACGGACGTGCGCTGGTCGTTGTCGGCCCCTGCTCGATCCACGACCCGGCAGCAGCCCTCGACTACGCGTGCCGACTCGCTGAGGCTGCTCGTTCGATGAGCGACCAGCTGCTCATCGTTCTGCGTGCCTATTTGGAGAAACCGCGAACGGCGGTCGGCTGGAAGGGGTTGCTGCACGACCCAGGGCTCGATGGATCCGAAGACATCGCCGGAGGACTGCGGACAGGCCGGGAGTTCCTGATCGCAGCCGCGGCCAGTGGACTGCCGCTGGCCGGCGAGTTCGTCGAGCCAATGCTGGCACCCTACGTCAGCGACGTCCTCAGCTACGGCGCGATCGGAGCGAGGACGGTGGCCGGCCAGTCGCATCGAGAACTCGGCTCGTCAGCGTCGATGCCGATCGGATTCAAGAACGGCCTCGACGGCGACCTGTCTATGGCGACTGCCGCTGTCCTGTGCGCGAGCAGGCCACAGCGACATCCAGCTGTGGGCGACCACGGTGCCGTTGTGGTGCGAAACGCGCCTGGCAACGCATCGGCGCACCTGGTGTTGCGCGGCGCGAGAGGAGGTCCGAACTACGACACGGCATCCGTCGGCGAGGCCGTCAGACAGCTTCGTGCCGTAGGGTGCGTGGAACGTGTCTTGATCGACGCGTCACACGGCAACTCGGGAAAGGACCATCGCCGCCAGCCTGGTGTGGTGGTCGACGTCGCCGGCCGAATCGCGAGAGGTGAACGAGCAATAGCCGGGATCATGCTGGAATCCTTTCTGGTAGAGGGGCGTCACGACCATCCCGCACCCTATGGAGTCAGCGTCACCGACGCCTGTCTCGACCTGACCGATACCATCGCCGTGCTCGAGTCTCTCGCCGACGCAGTGCGTATGAGTCGGCCCGTTCTTCACTGGTGA
- a CDS encoding DMT family transporter, with the protein MVTIPLAGAAAFGWGGADYLGGRAARTAPAITVVLLSQVISAPILALFLAMTSAGGARPLDLVIGAVSGGFGLLGTVLLYGALATDGAATVAPVTAVVTALVPLIAGLFLQTAPEPLALIGAFSAVVSVALVSKVVRGDASKASMRTVAIAFSAGSALGLQLLLLTLPGPAAGLWPLAGARVCSILCAAVIVLRARGKASQTALRMPLITLVGIFDTAAYVFYLYATSHGLLSVVGPIVSLSPVSTVLLAVIIDRERIGSLHLLGLGFAAASLILIGL; encoded by the coding sequence ATGGTGACGATTCCACTGGCAGGTGCGGCGGCCTTCGGCTGGGGAGGCGCCGACTATCTCGGCGGCAGGGCCGCCCGGACGGCGCCGGCGATCACGGTGGTACTGCTGTCGCAGGTCATCTCGGCGCCGATCCTCGCCCTATTTCTCGCGATGACCTCAGCCGGTGGCGCGCGACCACTTGATCTCGTTATCGGTGCGGTCTCCGGAGGCTTCGGCCTGCTCGGAACGGTTCTGCTCTACGGTGCCCTCGCCACCGACGGAGCCGCCACAGTCGCTCCCGTCACCGCGGTGGTCACAGCGCTGGTCCCCCTGATCGCAGGACTCTTCTTGCAGACGGCTCCAGAGCCGCTCGCCCTCATCGGCGCGTTTTCCGCCGTGGTTTCCGTGGCGCTGGTGAGCAAAGTCGTCCGCGGCGACGCGAGTAAGGCTTCGATGCGAACGGTGGCCATCGCGTTCAGCGCGGGAAGCGCGCTCGGCCTGCAGCTGCTCTTGCTCACTTTGCCGGGCCCAGCAGCGGGGCTGTGGCCTCTGGCAGGAGCGCGAGTGTGCTCGATCCTCTGTGCCGCGGTGATCGTGTTGCGCGCGCGAGGTAAAGCGAGCCAAACTGCTCTGCGTATGCCGCTCATCACCCTGGTCGGGATCTTCGATACCGCGGCCTACGTCTTCTACCTCTACGCGACCTCACACGGCCTGCTCAGTGTGGTCGGCCCGATCGTCTCGCTGTCCCCGGTGTCGACCGTCCTCTTGGCCGTGATCATCGATCGAGAGCGGATCGGATCGCTGCATTTACTGGGCCTCGGATTCGCGGCCGCGTCATTGATACTCATCGGGTTGTGA
- a CDS encoding ABC transporter substrate-binding protein, producing the protein MLLLTSAAAMLVACGTGSAENGTAATLTAGLSAPVGCLDPHQTPQTPNLQVSRQLVDSLTDQDPATGKIVPWLAKSWTVEAQATKFVFTLREGVTFSDGTPLDAAAVVANFDDVAALGARSPLGATYLAGYAGATASGPHTVEVRFSAPSAQFLQATSMVTLGLLSPGALAQTPEKRCAGTLTGSGPFLLDRVALNEEVRLTARKDYAWASDLSAHKGSPRVGTLAFAIVTDPSARHGSLVSGQLDADLQVLQQDEPSFGGGGARLLSSTRPGVVYTLLPNESRPALSDPAVRRAVGAALDRAAFKPLLSAGEGPATDVLARTTPGYADRSADLASDRQGAFRLLDAAGWRPGADGVRAKSGERLSFTLVYSTTERYGALYQLIARQLSEAGIELRPTPLDDAANSARQSSGDYDFVSWAVTRGDPTVLASLYPVKSANPLRRSTPDEVDAAIARVATLLDPVERARAVDTAAKAILTAGHGIPLFEQSSSIGVASRVSGVRLDASGRPIFQEAEVTP; encoded by the coding sequence ATGCTTCTTCTCACCAGTGCCGCCGCGATGCTCGTCGCCTGCGGCACCGGCAGTGCCGAGAACGGCACGGCTGCCACTCTCACCGCGGGGCTCTCCGCACCTGTCGGCTGCCTCGATCCGCACCAGACGCCACAGACTCCGAACCTGCAGGTGTCCCGCCAGCTGGTGGATTCCCTCACCGACCAGGATCCGGCGACCGGCAAGATCGTGCCTTGGCTGGCGAAATCCTGGACGGTCGAGGCGCAGGCCACGAAATTCGTCTTCACCTTGAGGGAGGGGGTGACTTTCAGCGACGGCACACCACTGGACGCCGCCGCCGTCGTCGCCAACTTCGACGATGTGGCCGCCCTCGGCGCGCGCTCCCCGCTCGGCGCCACCTACCTCGCCGGATACGCGGGCGCCACCGCGTCCGGACCGCACACCGTCGAAGTGCGGTTCTCCGCCCCGAGTGCCCAGTTCCTGCAAGCAACGTCGATGGTCACGCTCGGTCTCCTCTCACCCGGTGCGCTGGCGCAGACACCGGAGAAGCGGTGCGCCGGCACGCTCACCGGCTCCGGTCCGTTCTTGCTCGACCGGGTGGCGCTCAACGAAGAGGTCCGGCTGACCGCTCGAAAGGACTACGCCTGGGCGAGTGACCTGTCCGCGCACAAGGGCTCGCCCCGGGTCGGGACGTTGGCCTTCGCCATCGTCACCGACCCGAGCGCACGGCACGGCAGTCTCGTCTCCGGCCAGCTCGACGCCGATCTGCAGGTGCTCCAGCAGGACGAACCGTCCTTCGGCGGAGGAGGGGCACGGCTGCTGTCCAGCACGCGGCCCGGAGTCGTGTACACGTTGCTTCCCAACGAATCCCGCCCCGCGCTGAGCGATCCCGCCGTGCGCCGCGCGGTCGGCGCGGCGCTGGACAGGGCGGCGTTCAAACCGCTGCTGTCCGCGGGCGAAGGCCCAGCGACCGACGTCCTCGCCAGGACCACGCCCGGTTACGCGGACCGGTCGGCGGATCTCGCATCCGACAGGCAAGGGGCGTTCCGGCTGCTCGATGCGGCGGGCTGGCGGCCAGGCGCCGACGGAGTACGGGCCAAGAGCGGCGAGCGCTTGTCCTTCACCTTGGTGTACTCGACCACCGAACGGTACGGCGCGCTCTACCAGCTGATCGCCCGGCAGTTGTCCGAGGCCGGAATCGAGCTGCGTCCCACCCCACTGGACGACGCCGCCAACAGCGCGCGTCAAAGCTCGGGCGATTACGACTTCGTGTCGTGGGCGGTGACCCGCGGCGACCCGACGGTACTCGCGAGCCTGTACCCGGTGAAGAGCGCGAACCCGTTGCGCCGCAGCACACCCGACGAGGTGGACGCCGCGATCGCGCGGGTCGCCACCCTCCTCGATCCCGTCGAGCGGGCACGCGCCGTGGACACCGCGGCGAAGGCGATCCTCACCGCCGGGCACGGCATCCCGCTCTTCGAGCAGTCCTCCTCCATCGGCGTCGCGTCCCGGGTGTCCGGTGTGCGGCTGGACGCGTCGGGCCGTCCGATCTTCCAGGAAGCAGAGGTGACGCCATGA
- a CDS encoding FkbO/Hyg5 family chorismatase codes for MLEHSIEMPTERSLLGRVIFGANGFAPEILDGVPALGVPMIAGAEPGFQEIFTAVGPVMAGRDGGLAYAADGRHLFCAVQVAERDIYRDAARIAYDSAFELATRLGYPNILRMWNLVGGIIDSNADGTEIYRDFCVGRAEAFALWTGRIGRIPAATGIGTRGRGVYLYFLAGRADANVHHLENPRQTPAYHYPERYGPKAPSFARATLADGTLYISGTASIIGDETVCQGDIAGQLEVTLDNIMALISAENLRQVQAVGGYALRDLDLIKVYVRHAADLPLVRSRCEEVFAPDARVVYLNVDICRPDLLVEIEGIVP; via the coding sequence ATGCTCGAACATTCGATTGAAATGCCCACGGAAAGAAGTCTTCTGGGAAGGGTCATCTTTGGTGCGAACGGATTTGCGCCAGAGATACTCGACGGTGTGCCGGCGTTAGGTGTTCCGATGATCGCAGGGGCCGAACCGGGGTTCCAGGAGATCTTCACCGCTGTCGGGCCGGTGATGGCGGGCCGGGATGGCGGATTGGCCTATGCCGCAGACGGTCGTCACTTGTTCTGCGCTGTACAGGTGGCTGAACGAGACATCTACAGGGATGCGGCCCGGATAGCCTATGATTCGGCCTTTGAGCTTGCCACCCGGCTCGGCTATCCGAACATCCTGCGCATGTGGAACCTGGTAGGCGGGATCATCGACAGCAACGCCGACGGCACGGAGATCTATCGAGACTTCTGCGTGGGGCGGGCCGAAGCATTTGCTTTATGGACCGGCCGGATCGGTCGGATCCCGGCTGCCACCGGGATCGGCACTCGAGGGCGAGGCGTGTACCTGTATTTCCTTGCAGGACGCGCTGATGCAAACGTGCACCATCTGGAGAATCCCCGGCAGACCCCAGCTTATCATTATCCGGAGCGCTACGGCCCGAAAGCGCCAAGCTTCGCACGAGCGACCCTTGCTGACGGAACATTGTACATTTCGGGCACGGCAAGCATCATCGGTGATGAGACTGTCTGTCAGGGTGACATCGCCGGTCAGCTTGAGGTCACCCTGGACAACATCATGGCATTGATCAGTGCCGAAAACCTGCGTCAGGTGCAGGCAGTCGGCGGTTACGCCCTTCGTGATCTTGATCTGATCAAGGTTTACGTTCGCCATGCCGCCGACCTGCCGCTGGTGCGCTCCCGGTGCGAAGAGGTCTTCGCGCCCGACGCCCGAGTGGTCTACCTGAATGTCGACATCTGTCGGCCTGACTTGCTCGTCGAGATCGAGGGGATAGTGCCGTGA
- a CDS encoding class I adenylate-forming enzyme family protein — MNLAGHLAALARDNGWSDRLAYQADDAAVSYAELYSGSACFAGGLAARGVTAGDRVLLALPDSVEFVQAVLGTIQLGAVAIPVNTFMHETAVRRAAEIALPHVTIAERGTPGLEHVRAVTPGQLGAARPLADHVATDAGSVAFAFFTSGTTGTPRLCYHTHGDPAVYDQAIGQVIGLKPADTTLSASRMYFAYGFGNSLLFPLLHGSSTVLSQERLTESVALNLIDRHQVSVFYGQPSFYARLLQHSSVATLDTLRLALVAGEPLPVSVEVALRKTLGDRLLNIFGTTEVGHALIANTPTAHRETTIGRILPPYRMRVVDKLGEEVAPGAEGALEVRGPTIAPGVARASDTPLRMPDDWYATGDAATVDRDGFVRLHGRLDDIEIVGGQNVHPAEIEDLLVGHSAVHAAGVCSVRRETGVTSLRAHIELAGSAEPSRVIAELAALAREELSWYEMPEDIIIVESLPRTPVGKLDRRALRTLAAG; from the coding sequence GTGAACCTGGCCGGCCACCTCGCCGCACTCGCTCGGGACAACGGCTGGTCTGATCGATTGGCTTACCAGGCGGACGATGCCGCAGTGTCCTACGCCGAGCTGTATTCGGGTTCGGCCTGCTTCGCGGGCGGTCTCGCCGCCCGCGGTGTGACCGCGGGCGACCGCGTCCTGCTGGCGCTTCCCGACAGCGTCGAATTCGTCCAGGCCGTCCTCGGAACGATTCAGCTCGGGGCAGTGGCGATCCCTGTGAACACGTTCATGCACGAGACCGCCGTCCGGCGGGCCGCCGAGATCGCCCTTCCTCACGTGACGATCGCAGAACGAGGAACGCCCGGCCTCGAGCACGTCAGGGCGGTAACCCCAGGACAACTCGGTGCGGCCAGGCCGTTGGCCGACCATGTCGCCACCGACGCGGGCTCAGTCGCCTTTGCTTTTTTCACCTCCGGTACGACCGGAACCCCACGGCTCTGTTACCACACCCACGGTGACCCGGCGGTCTACGATCAAGCCATCGGTCAGGTGATCGGCTTGAAGCCCGCGGACACCACGCTGTCGGCGTCGCGCATGTACTTCGCCTACGGGTTCGGCAATTCCCTGCTCTTCCCGTTGCTTCACGGCAGCTCGACAGTGCTGAGCCAGGAGCGCTTGACCGAATCCGTGGCGCTGAACCTCATCGATCGCCACCAGGTTTCGGTGTTCTACGGGCAGCCCAGTTTCTACGCCAGGCTGCTCCAGCACTCATCCGTGGCGACACTGGATACCTTGCGACTGGCCTTGGTCGCGGGTGAACCGCTGCCCGTCAGCGTCGAGGTCGCGCTGCGCAAGACCCTGGGCGACCGGCTCCTCAACATCTTCGGCACCACCGAAGTCGGACACGCGTTGATCGCCAACACCCCGACTGCTCATCGAGAAACCACGATAGGCCGCATCCTGCCCCCGTACCGCATGCGGGTGGTCGACAAACTGGGCGAGGAGGTTGCTCCCGGAGCTGAAGGGGCCCTGGAAGTACGTGGTCCGACGATCGCGCCAGGGGTCGCGCGCGCGTCCGATACACCGCTGAGGATGCCGGACGACTGGTACGCGACGGGCGATGCGGCAACTGTCGATCGCGACGGCTTCGTGCGACTGCACGGGCGGCTGGACGACATCGAAATCGTCGGGGGACAAAACGTGCATCCTGCCGAGATCGAAGACCTCTTGGTGGGTCACTCCGCCGTCCATGCGGCGGGCGTGTGTTCTGTGCGGCGCGAGACCGGTGTCACCTCGCTCCGGGCGCACATCGAACTGGCTGGCAGCGCCGAGCCCAGCCGGGTGATCGCGGAGCTCGCGGCGCTGGCACGAGAAGAACTGAGCTGGTACGAGATGCCGGAGGACATCATCATCGTCGAATCACTTCCCCGCACCCCGGTCGGCAAGCTGGATCGCCGTGCGCTCAGGACGCTGGCAGCCGGCTGA
- a CDS encoding NAD(P)/FAD-dependent oxidoreductase, giving the protein MQRIAQVAGAGVAGLTLATALGRRGWRVIVHERSARLREIGAGITLGPTGIEVLTRVGALDDAIADAARVGYWSMYDERGWTVQSQRVRRDMYCCHRRSLHRSLANSARAAGVEIRTSSPVTGATGDALVFGGRDPEVLEGDLVVGADGVDSVVRRSLDGNGLDVTCLDLNASSLRYVLPRRSGEWISDQPEWLRDSRRVGILPLGDAMAVFLSCRRDDKRARTDPLDHDHWISVFPEARDVIERAPEKVLWHNLKEVRCSRWSVGRTALLGDAAFAMASNLGQGAVSAMSAALALADEVTDSDDVQAALARWEARERPGIEYNQVWSRRYNSMATAWPKWLYPVRSATYWVLGKSDELKVRFGGA; this is encoded by the coding sequence ATGCAGCGAATCGCACAGGTAGCCGGTGCCGGGGTTGCCGGGCTGACCCTGGCCACGGCGCTCGGACGGCGCGGCTGGCGGGTCATCGTCCATGAGCGGTCGGCGAGGTTGAGGGAAATCGGGGCGGGCATCACTTTGGGTCCCACGGGTATCGAGGTTCTCACTCGGGTCGGCGCCCTCGATGACGCCATCGCCGACGCGGCGCGCGTCGGGTACTGGTCCATGTATGACGAACGGGGATGGACCGTGCAGTCTCAGCGAGTGAGGCGTGACATGTACTGCTGTCATCGCCGGTCGTTGCACCGATCGCTGGCGAACAGCGCCCGCGCTGCGGGAGTCGAGATCCGGACGAGTTCGCCGGTGACTGGCGCGACGGGGGACGCGTTGGTGTTCGGTGGCAGAGATCCGGAGGTGCTGGAGGGTGACCTCGTCGTCGGTGCCGACGGTGTCGACTCCGTGGTGCGGCGTTCGCTGGACGGAAACGGGCTTGACGTGACCTGTTTGGATCTCAACGCGTCCAGCCTCCGATACGTGCTTCCGCGCCGGTCCGGCGAATGGATCTCGGATCAGCCCGAATGGCTGCGGGACAGCAGACGGGTGGGAATTCTTCCGTTGGGCGATGCCATGGCGGTCTTCCTGTCCTGCCGCCGGGACGACAAGCGCGCGCGGACCGACCCGCTCGACCATGATCACTGGATCTCCGTGTTCCCCGAGGCCCGCGATGTCATCGAGCGCGCACCGGAGAAGGTGTTGTGGCATAACTTGAAGGAGGTCCGCTGCTCCCGGTGGTCGGTGGGAAGGACGGCGCTCCTCGGTGACGCCGCGTTCGCGATGGCATCGAACTTGGGGCAGGGCGCGGTGTCCGCCATGAGCGCGGCGCTGGCATTGGCCGACGAGGTGACGGACTCGGACGATGTCCAGGCGGCTTTGGCTCGCTGGGAGGCACGTGAGCGTCCCGGGATCGAGTACAACCAAGTGTGGTCGCGGCGCTACAACAGCATGGCGACAGCGTGGCCGAAGTGGCTGTATCCGGTGCGATCGGCCACCTATTGGGTCCTGGGCAAGTCCGATGAACTCAAGGTGCGGTTCGGTGGCGCATGA